From Orcinus orca chromosome 3, mOrcOrc1.1, whole genome shotgun sequence, a single genomic window includes:
- the CAPS gene encoding calcyphosin isoform X3 — protein sequence MPPQGHAEGHEALVPRELQLGPLPVSRVPSLSNSPARQDTLPTLGRAGRRQKAGGAATRTPGQTKARSLSHPAAQGALTHHGCCGRHHGEAPGPVPVPRGLGHPGSGQVSCPLTPPQPPGSLSNHAPCPRPLPPRFFRRMDRDRSRSLDAGELQRGLAELGLVLDTAEAQGVCRRWDRDGSGTLDLEEFLRALRVTLAEFQDYYSGVSASVDTDEEFVAMMTSAWRL from the exons ATGCCCCCACAGGGCCATGCTGAGGGCCATGAGGCTCTGGTGCCTAGAGAGTTACAGCTGGGGCCCCTCCCAGTCTCCAGGGTACCGTCCCTTAGCAACAGCCCGGCCCGGCAGGACACACTGCCAACGCTGGGCAGAGCAGGCAGAAGGCAGAAGGCAGGCGGAGCAGCTACCCGGACTCCAGGACAGACGAAGGCCAG ATCTCTCTCCCATCCAGCAGCCCAGGGAGCCCTGACCCATCATGGATGCTGTGGACGCCACCATGGAGAAGCTCCGGGCCCAGTGCCTGTCCCGAGGGGCCTCGGGCATCCAGGGTCTGGCCAGGTGAGCTGTCCCCTCACACCTCCCCAACCCCCCGGATCACTTTCCAACCACGCTCCCTGCCcacgccccctgccccccaggttTTTCCGCCGCATGGACCGGGACAGGAGCCGGTCCCTGGACGCAGGGGAGCTCCAGCGGGGCCTGGCCGAGCTGGGGCTGGTGCTGGACACAGCCGAGGCGCAGGGCGTGTGCAGGCGCTGGGACCGTGACGGCAGTGGGACGCTGGACCTGGAGGAGTTCCTGCGGGCACTGCGG GTCACGCTGGCCGAGTTCCAGGACTACTACAGTGGCGTGAGCGCCTCTGTGGACACGGATGAGGAGTTTGTGGCCATGATGACCAGCGCCTGGCGGCTGTGA
- the CAPS gene encoding calcyphosin isoform X5 translates to MDAVDATMEKLRAQCLSRGASGIQGLARFFRRMDRDRSRSLDAGELQRGLAELGLVLDTAEAQGVCRRWDRDGSGTLDLEEFLRALRPPMSQVREAVITAAFTKLDRSGDGVVTVDDLRGVYSGRAHPRVRSGEWTEEEVLRRFLDNFDSSEKDGQVTLAEFQDYYSGVSASVDTDEEFVAMMTSAWRL, encoded by the exons ATGGATGCTGTGGACGCCACCATGGAGAAGCTCCGGGCCCAGTGCCTGTCCCGAGGGGCCTCGGGCATCCAGGGTCTGGCCAG gttTTTCCGCCGCATGGACCGGGACAGGAGCCGGTCCCTGGACGCAGGGGAGCTCCAGCGGGGCCTGGCCGAGCTGGGGCTGGTGCTGGACACAGCCGAGGCGCAGGGCGTGTGCAGGCGCTGGGACCGTGACGGCAGTGGGACGCTGGACCTGGAGGAGTTCCTGCGGGCACTGCGG ccccccatgtCCCAGGTCCGGGAGGCAGTCATCACAGCCGCGTTCACCAAGCTGGACCGCAGCGGGGACGGCGTGGTGACTGTGGATGACCTCCGGGGGGTGTACAGCGGCCGCGCCCACCCCAGGGTGCGGAGCGGGGAGTGGACGGAGGAGGAGGTGCTCCGCCGCTTCCTGGACAACTTTGACTCCTCCGAGAAGGACGGGCAG GTCACGCTGGCCGAGTTCCAGGACTACTACAGTGGCGTGAGCGCCTCTGTGGACACGGATGAGGAGTTTGTGGCCATGATGACCAGCGCCTGGCGGCTGTGA
- the CAPS gene encoding calcyphosin isoform X2, with protein MPPQGHAEGHEALVPRELQLGPLPVSRVPSLSNSPARQDTLPTLGRAGRRQKAGGAATRTPGQTKARSLSHPAAQGALTHHGCCGRHHGEAPGPVPVPRGLGHPGSGQVSCPLTPPQPPGSLSNHAPCPRPLPPRFFRRMDRDRSRSLDAGELQRGLAELGLVLDTAEAQGVCRRWDRDGSGTLDLEEFLRALRPPMSQVREAVITAAFTKLDRSGDGVVTVDDLRGVYSGRAHPRVRSGEWTEEEVLRRFLDNFDSSEKDGQVTLAEFQDYYSGVSASVDTDEEFVAMMTSAWRL; from the exons ATGCCCCCACAGGGCCATGCTGAGGGCCATGAGGCTCTGGTGCCTAGAGAGTTACAGCTGGGGCCCCTCCCAGTCTCCAGGGTACCGTCCCTTAGCAACAGCCCGGCCCGGCAGGACACACTGCCAACGCTGGGCAGAGCAGGCAGAAGGCAGAAGGCAGGCGGAGCAGCTACCCGGACTCCAGGACAGACGAAGGCCAG ATCTCTCTCCCATCCAGCAGCCCAGGGAGCCCTGACCCATCATGGATGCTGTGGACGCCACCATGGAGAAGCTCCGGGCCCAGTGCCTGTCCCGAGGGGCCTCGGGCATCCAGGGTCTGGCCAGGTGAGCTGTCCCCTCACACCTCCCCAACCCCCCGGATCACTTTCCAACCACGCTCCCTGCCcacgccccctgccccccaggttTTTCCGCCGCATGGACCGGGACAGGAGCCGGTCCCTGGACGCAGGGGAGCTCCAGCGGGGCCTGGCCGAGCTGGGGCTGGTGCTGGACACAGCCGAGGCGCAGGGCGTGTGCAGGCGCTGGGACCGTGACGGCAGTGGGACGCTGGACCTGGAGGAGTTCCTGCGGGCACTGCGG ccccccatgtCCCAGGTCCGGGAGGCAGTCATCACAGCCGCGTTCACCAAGCTGGACCGCAGCGGGGACGGCGTGGTGACTGTGGATGACCTCCGGGGGGTGTACAGCGGCCGCGCCCACCCCAGGGTGCGGAGCGGGGAGTGGACGGAGGAGGAGGTGCTCCGCCGCTTCCTGGACAACTTTGACTCCTCCGAGAAGGACGGGCAG GTCACGCTGGCCGAGTTCCAGGACTACTACAGTGGCGTGAGCGCCTCTGTGGACACGGATGAGGAGTTTGTGGCCATGATGACCAGCGCCTGGCGGCTGTGA
- the CAPS gene encoding calcyphosin isoform X1: MPPQGHAEGHEALVPRELQLGPLPVSRVPSLSNSPARQDTLPTLGRAGRRQKAGGAATRTPGQTKARSLSHPAAQGALTHHGCCGRHHGEAPGPVPVPRGLGHPGSGQVSCPLTPPQPPGSLSNHAPCPRPLPPRFFRRMDRDRSRSLDAGELQRGLAELGLVLDTAEAQGVCRRWDRDGSGTLDLEEFLRALRPPMSQVREAVITAAFTKLDRSGDGVVTVDDLRGVYSGRAHPRVRSGEWTEEEVLRRFLDNFDSSEKDGQVGARVPPPLPTPAVPPDSPSAPRSRWPSSRTTTVA; this comes from the exons ATGCCCCCACAGGGCCATGCTGAGGGCCATGAGGCTCTGGTGCCTAGAGAGTTACAGCTGGGGCCCCTCCCAGTCTCCAGGGTACCGTCCCTTAGCAACAGCCCGGCCCGGCAGGACACACTGCCAACGCTGGGCAGAGCAGGCAGAAGGCAGAAGGCAGGCGGAGCAGCTACCCGGACTCCAGGACAGACGAAGGCCAG ATCTCTCTCCCATCCAGCAGCCCAGGGAGCCCTGACCCATCATGGATGCTGTGGACGCCACCATGGAGAAGCTCCGGGCCCAGTGCCTGTCCCGAGGGGCCTCGGGCATCCAGGGTCTGGCCAGGTGAGCTGTCCCCTCACACCTCCCCAACCCCCCGGATCACTTTCCAACCACGCTCCCTGCCcacgccccctgccccccaggttTTTCCGCCGCATGGACCGGGACAGGAGCCGGTCCCTGGACGCAGGGGAGCTCCAGCGGGGCCTGGCCGAGCTGGGGCTGGTGCTGGACACAGCCGAGGCGCAGGGCGTGTGCAGGCGCTGGGACCGTGACGGCAGTGGGACGCTGGACCTGGAGGAGTTCCTGCGGGCACTGCGG ccccccatgtCCCAGGTCCGGGAGGCAGTCATCACAGCCGCGTTCACCAAGCTGGACCGCAGCGGGGACGGCGTGGTGACTGTGGATGACCTCCGGGGGGTGTACAGCGGCCGCGCCCACCCCAGGGTGCGGAGCGGGGAGTGGACGGAGGAGGAGGTGCTCCGCCGCTTCCTGGACAACTTTGACTCCTCCGAGAAGGACGGGCAGGTGGGTGCGCGGGTACCACCCCCTCTGCCCACGCCTGCGGTCCCCCCTGACAGCCCATCTGCCCCCAGGTCACGCTGGCCGAGTTCCAGGACTACTACAGTGGCGTGA
- the CAPS gene encoding calcyphosin isoform X4: MDAVDATMEKLRAQCLSRGASGIQGLARFFRRMDRDRSRSLDAGELQRGLAELGLVLDTAEAQGVCRRWDRDGSGTLDLEEFLRALRPPMSQVREAVITAAFTKLDRSGDGVVTVDDLRGVYSGRAHPRVRSGEWTEEEVLRRFLDNFDSSEKDGQVGARVPPPLPTPAVPPDSPSAPRSRWPSSRTTTVA, encoded by the exons ATGGATGCTGTGGACGCCACCATGGAGAAGCTCCGGGCCCAGTGCCTGTCCCGAGGGGCCTCGGGCATCCAGGGTCTGGCCAG gttTTTCCGCCGCATGGACCGGGACAGGAGCCGGTCCCTGGACGCAGGGGAGCTCCAGCGGGGCCTGGCCGAGCTGGGGCTGGTGCTGGACACAGCCGAGGCGCAGGGCGTGTGCAGGCGCTGGGACCGTGACGGCAGTGGGACGCTGGACCTGGAGGAGTTCCTGCGGGCACTGCGG ccccccatgtCCCAGGTCCGGGAGGCAGTCATCACAGCCGCGTTCACCAAGCTGGACCGCAGCGGGGACGGCGTGGTGACTGTGGATGACCTCCGGGGGGTGTACAGCGGCCGCGCCCACCCCAGGGTGCGGAGCGGGGAGTGGACGGAGGAGGAGGTGCTCCGCCGCTTCCTGGACAACTTTGACTCCTCCGAGAAGGACGGGCAGGTGGGTGCGCGGGTACCACCCCCTCTGCCCACGCCTGCGGTCCCCCCTGACAGCCCATCTGCCCCCAGGTCACGCTGGCCGAGTTCCAGGACTACTACAGTGGCGTGA